One Gimesia chilikensis DNA segment encodes these proteins:
- a CDS encoding YkgJ family cysteine cluster protein produces MSDQNSEQEPWYRDGLNFTCTQCGNCCTGAPGVVWVDDAEIKAIADLTGKSTGEILLMHTRLYAGRRTLTEYANGDCTFFDPEKRGCTIYEARPVQCRTWPFWNSNLKDKASWDSLSPDCPGAGKGAFVSFEEIQKRSEQIDL; encoded by the coding sequence ATGAGTGATCAGAATTCTGAACAGGAACCATGGTATCGCGATGGCCTGAATTTCACCTGTACACAATGTGGAAACTGTTGCACGGGTGCGCCGGGAGTGGTCTGGGTCGATGATGCAGAAATCAAAGCGATAGCAGACTTAACGGGAAAATCGACGGGAGAAATTCTGTTAATGCACACGCGCCTTTACGCAGGCCGACGCACCTTAACGGAATATGCGAACGGGGATTGCACTTTCTTTGATCCGGAAAAACGTGGCTGCACAATTTATGAAGCACGTCCGGTGCAATGTCGCACCTGGCCTTTCTGGAATTCAAATCTGAAAGACAAAGCAAGTTGGGACTCTCTCTCTCCCGACTGCCCAGGTGCAGGTAAAGGTGCCTTCGTCAGCTTCGAAGAAATTCAAAAACGCTCTGAGCAGATCGACTTGTGA
- a CDS encoding ArnT family glycosyltransferase, with protein MTSLQQQLQNSRSFWLVISILLLFQFCLGLYSAQKLSVTHDEYWHLPVGLLTWKTGRTDFDRLNPPLIRNWATLPLLFTSAQTGDPAHSSDPADYGDAFLKANPEDHHHYYVLGRVMILILAVLSGLLLAVWARELFGPCAACLAVFLWSMSPNVLANAALGTQDLAIAGCFLATLYCGWKFAFAGSWKWALITGTVLGLAQITKYTAILLVPLLIMQWFLLRVKNPEIKTETPAKVIIGRWVALLLMCCLIMNAGYLFQGSFLSASTYQFQSSELKLLNQLPALLQSLPLPLPRDYLLGFDLQRHIMQQSHPTFLDLEWRLTGFRSYYIFTLLYKLPHGVQLLLLLAAWQWFQQRRTTLMSPRVLGMLLSPVVLLVGIASLSNNQLGLRYILPVIPFLFLLIAPLGELIDLEKRKALALALIVACVSLPFSLRYAPDHLAYFNEFSGGPENGSYHLIDSNIDWGQDFYRLKAYLEQHPTDNLGLAYFGTIPPSTLGTAYRIPPELQPQPGTYAISASLLQGRPYSVRKEDGSRHNLGTDALGYFRFFEPNQRLGYSINVYELTPEDVYRWQTAVNQARMGLMPSN; from the coding sequence ATGACTTCACTGCAACAGCAACTCCAGAACTCCAGAAGCTTCTGGCTGGTCATCAGCATCCTCCTGCTGTTCCAATTCTGTCTCGGCCTGTACTCAGCGCAAAAGCTGAGCGTCACGCACGACGAATACTGGCATCTGCCGGTCGGCCTGCTCACCTGGAAAACGGGACGCACCGACTTTGATCGACTCAACCCGCCCCTGATTCGCAACTGGGCGACTCTCCCCCTGTTATTCACGTCGGCCCAAACCGGCGATCCGGCGCACTCCTCCGATCCTGCCGACTATGGAGACGCGTTTCTCAAAGCGAATCCGGAAGATCATCACCACTATTACGTCCTCGGACGCGTGATGATTCTCATTCTGGCGGTTCTTTCAGGACTGCTGCTGGCAGTCTGGGCCCGCGAACTGTTTGGTCCCTGTGCGGCCTGTCTGGCAGTTTTTCTGTGGAGCATGAGCCCCAACGTCTTGGCGAATGCCGCTCTGGGAACGCAGGATCTGGCGATCGCGGGCTGCTTTCTGGCAACCTTGTATTGTGGCTGGAAATTCGCGTTTGCGGGATCCTGGAAGTGGGCGCTGATAACCGGCACCGTACTGGGGCTGGCCCAAATCACGAAATATACGGCCATTCTGCTCGTGCCTCTGTTGATCATGCAGTGGTTCCTGCTGCGAGTCAAAAACCCGGAAATCAAAACGGAGACTCCCGCGAAAGTCATAATCGGACGCTGGGTTGCCTTGCTGCTCATGTGCTGTCTGATCATGAACGCCGGCTACCTGTTTCAGGGCAGCTTTCTGTCCGCAAGTACGTATCAGTTTCAGAGCTCGGAATTGAAACTTCTGAACCAGCTGCCTGCCCTGTTGCAGAGTCTCCCCCTGCCGCTGCCACGGGATTACCTTTTGGGTTTTGACCTGCAGCGGCATATCATGCAGCAGTCACACCCCACGTTTCTGGATCTGGAATGGCGGCTTACCGGCTTTCGCAGCTATTACATTTTTACTCTGCTGTATAAACTTCCCCACGGTGTCCAGTTGCTGTTGCTCCTGGCAGCCTGGCAGTGGTTTCAACAGCGGCGCACGACGCTGATGTCTCCCCGTGTTCTGGGCATGCTGTTAAGTCCGGTTGTGCTGCTGGTCGGCATTGCCAGTCTGTCGAATAATCAGCTCGGTCTGCGGTACATTCTGCCTGTGATTCCGTTTCTGTTTCTGCTGATCGCCCCCCTGGGAGAACTGATTGATCTGGAAAAACGGAAGGCCCTGGCACTCGCTCTGATCGTCGCCTGCGTGAGTCTCCCCTTCTCGCTCCGCTATGCACCGGATCACCTGGCGTACTTCAACGAATTCTCCGGCGGTCCCGAAAACGGCAGCTATCATCTCATCGATTCCAACATCGACTGGGGACAGGATTTCTATCGCCTCAAAGCGTATCTGGAACAACATCCGACAGATAACCTGGGGCTGGCGTATTTCGGTACGATTCCCCCCTCAACCTTGGGAACTGCCTACCGGATTCCGCCGGAACTGCAGCCGCAACCGGGAACGTATGCGATCAGTGCCAGCCTGCTGCAGGGGCGCCCCTATTCGGTGCGTAAAGAGGATGGCAGTCGGCACAATCTCGGTACCGATGCCCTCGGCTATTTCCGCTTTTTTGAACCCAATCAACGGCTGGGATACTCCATCAACGTGTATGAGTTGACACCCGAAGACGTTTACCGCTGGCAGACTGCGGTCAACCAGGCGCGCATGGGGCTCATGCCCTCCAATTAA
- the mobA gene encoding molybdenum cofactor guanylyltransferase — protein sequence MSNTNAELKIGGIVLCGGASSRMNYPKALLPLGQEVMLQRVVRIIGSSVSPLAVMASPDQQLPTLPADVPVYFDREPLEGPLAAIGQGLEALHGKCEAVFVSGCDTPLIETAMIERLCTRLGNSQLAMVREGDRLHPLAAVYRVSLLETIQQLLSQGKRRPIDLVAQVDSVFLETTELQEIDPGLRSLRNINTRAQYQTLLNELEITDSTVLPFSD from the coding sequence ATGTCAAACACAAACGCGGAATTGAAGATCGGCGGAATCGTACTCTGTGGTGGTGCCAGTTCGCGGATGAATTATCCTAAAGCCCTGCTGCCTCTGGGCCAGGAAGTGATGCTGCAGCGCGTGGTGAGAATTATTGGCTCCTCTGTCAGTCCGCTAGCGGTGATGGCCTCCCCGGATCAACAACTTCCCACACTGCCTGCCGATGTTCCCGTTTATTTCGATCGAGAGCCGCTGGAAGGGCCTCTCGCGGCGATTGGACAGGGACTTGAAGCATTGCACGGGAAATGCGAAGCCGTGTTTGTATCGGGCTGTGATACGCCTCTGATAGAGACAGCAATGATCGAACGCCTCTGCACCCGTTTGGGAAACAGCCAACTGGCAATGGTTCGTGAAGGAGACCGCCTGCACCCGCTGGCGGCCGTCTATCGCGTCTCGCTGCTGGAGACGATTCAACAACTGTTGTCACAGGGAAAACGACGCCCGATTGACCTCGTCGCGCAGGTGGATTCTGTCTTTCTGGAAACGACGGAACTGCAGGAAATTGACCCGGGTCTGCGGAGCCTGCGAAATATCAATACGCGTGCTCAGTACCAGACACTGCTCAACGAACTGGAAATCACGGATTCAACAGTACTTCCGTTTTCTGACTGA
- a CDS encoding HU family DNA-binding protein, whose product MTKKEIVKVISEEIGLTQLKTKEIVQKTFDAIVDTLVTDKRIELRNFGVFEVKKRAARKARNPRTGERVDVEEKYVVTFKPGKEMEKRVRDLEEEAAKLKAAAASQPPVSSPPAASTPPQQTPPPSSAPPSPGTTPGSPQVGSYNNSYPSGTQHTP is encoded by the coding sequence GTGACGAAAAAAGAGATTGTCAAAGTGATTTCGGAAGAGATTGGTCTGACACAACTCAAGACAAAAGAGATTGTGCAAAAAACGTTCGATGCGATTGTCGATACACTCGTCACCGACAAACGAATCGAGCTCCGCAATTTTGGCGTTTTCGAAGTCAAAAAGCGGGCGGCCCGTAAAGCCAGAAATCCAAGAACAGGCGAACGCGTCGACGTGGAGGAGAAATACGTCGTCACATTCAAGCCTGGTAAGGAAATGGAAAAACGTGTACGCGACCTGGAAGAAGAAGCAGCCAAGCTCAAAGCGGCCGCTGCCTCCCAACCACCGGTAAGCAGTCCACCTGCGGCGTCAACACCACCGCAGCAGACTCCTCCACCGTCGTCGGCACCACCCAGTCCCGGTACGACACCAGGGTCCCCTCAAGTAGGAAGCTACAACAATTCCTACCCGTCGGGTACGCAGCATACACCTTAA
- a CDS encoding NADPH-dependent assimilatory sulfite reductase hemoprotein subunit — MTSPEGPKLSKLESLKEGSHQLRGTIAEELLNESDQFSGDSLQLLKHHGTYQQDDRDLRKAKNPDGTPKGKSYSCMIRTRVPGGKVTSDQFLAELDLCDKYGDGTVRLTTRQGFQLHGVIKGNLRAAIKGINETKLTTLAACGDVNRNVMACPAPYKNNQVFDAMQNMAYAIAEHLRPKTTAYFDLWITDEDGNKTNEAEFQPVEEPIYGKTYLPRKFKIGIALPEDNCVDIFTQDIGLLGIVESDEIVGYNFYVGGGMGVTPSKKDTYPALGKLLGFVPNDQVLAVAEAVVKVQRDFGNREDRKRARMKYLVDDLGIEKFREKVAEYFGSEIAAPRDVEVTGIDDHMGWHEQGDGKLFLGVNIENGRIKDDGDLRIKSGLRKILETYKLDSRITAKQSVIFCDIDPADKQGIEQILADHGMKRAEELTLIRRFSMACPALPMCGLSITESERVMPDLITEFEEELARLGLQDERISVNMTGCPNGCARPYVPDIGLVGKAVGKYTVFLGGNSLGNRLAFIYDDLVPLEEVTSRLSPVLEFFKEERQPGEAFGDFCHRMGKETLQEKAGLAAK, encoded by the coding sequence ATGACATCCCCCGAAGGCCCCAAGCTTTCCAAGCTCGAATCTCTCAAAGAAGGCAGCCATCAGCTGCGCGGAACCATTGCTGAAGAACTGCTCAACGAAAGCGACCAGTTTTCCGGCGATTCGCTGCAACTCCTGAAGCATCACGGTACCTACCAGCAGGACGATCGTGACCTGAGAAAAGCCAAAAATCCGGACGGGACTCCCAAAGGCAAGTCATACAGCTGCATGATCCGAACCCGCGTGCCGGGTGGTAAGGTCACCTCGGATCAGTTCCTGGCCGAACTGGATCTGTGTGACAAATACGGCGACGGAACCGTGCGTCTGACCACACGTCAGGGCTTCCAGCTGCACGGCGTGATCAAAGGCAACCTGCGGGCCGCCATCAAGGGGATCAACGAAACCAAACTGACGACCCTGGCCGCCTGTGGTGATGTGAACCGCAACGTGATGGCCTGCCCGGCTCCTTACAAGAATAACCAGGTCTTCGACGCGATGCAGAACATGGCGTATGCCATCGCCGAACACCTGCGTCCCAAAACAACCGCCTACTTCGATCTGTGGATTACCGACGAAGATGGCAACAAAACCAACGAAGCGGAATTCCAGCCGGTAGAAGAGCCGATTTACGGCAAGACCTACCTGCCCCGTAAGTTCAAGATCGGTATCGCTCTGCCGGAAGATAACTGCGTCGACATCTTCACCCAGGATATCGGCCTGCTGGGCATTGTCGAAAGCGATGAAATCGTCGGCTACAACTTCTACGTCGGCGGCGGAATGGGAGTCACTCCCAGTAAGAAAGACACCTATCCCGCGCTGGGCAAGCTGCTCGGCTTTGTGCCCAACGATCAGGTTCTGGCAGTCGCCGAAGCAGTCGTGAAAGTCCAGCGGGACTTCGGAAACCGGGAAGACCGGAAACGGGCCCGTATGAAGTACCTGGTGGACGATCTGGGAATCGAGAAATTCCGCGAAAAGGTTGCTGAATACTTCGGTTCTGAAATCGCAGCCCCACGCGACGTGGAAGTGACCGGCATTGACGATCACATGGGCTGGCATGAGCAGGGGGATGGCAAGCTGTTCCTCGGCGTGAACATCGAAAACGGTCGTATCAAAGACGATGGCGACCTGCGGATTAAATCCGGCCTGCGGAAGATCCTCGAAACCTACAAACTGGATTCCCGGATCACCGCGAAGCAGAGTGTCATCTTCTGTGATATTGATCCCGCCGACAAGCAGGGGATCGAACAGATCCTGGCTGATCATGGTATGAAACGGGCTGAGGAACTGACCCTCATCCGTCGCTTCTCAATGGCCTGTCCGGCACTGCCCATGTGTGGCCTTTCGATTACAGAATCCGAACGGGTCATGCCTGATCTGATTACCGAATTCGAAGAAGAACTGGCGCGCCTCGGCCTGCAGGATGAGCGAATTTCGGTCAACATGACCGGCTGCCCGAATGGCTGTGCCCGTCCTTATGTTCCGGATATCGGACTGGTCGGTAAAGCGGTCGGCAAGTATACGGTCTTCCTGGGTGGAAACTCGCTGGGGAACCGGCTGGCCTTCATTTATGATGACCTCGTTCCACTGGAAGAAGTCACCAGCCGCCTGTCACCCGTGCTGGAATTCTTCAAGGAAGAACGTCAGCCCGGCGAAGCCTTTGGTGATTTCTGCCATCGGATGGGTAAAGAAACCCTGCAGGAAAAAGCGGGCCTGGCAGCCAAATAA
- the trpS gene encoding tryptophan--tRNA ligase, with product MRVLSGIQPTGRFHWGNYFGAIKQYIDLQDNDQAFYFIADLHALTTIRDAEQLRQNTIDAALDLLALGLDPKQATLFRQSDIPEVTSLTWILMTITQMSLLEKCHAYKDKKAKGIAADAGLFTYPVLMAADILLYDSDLVPVGQDQIQHIEVTRDLAQRFNMLFGETLTLPNSRTLDTSAKVPGTDGEKMSKSYGNVIEIFETPKKQRKKVMSIKTDSAALEDPKDPDNCAVFALYQLFADETQQAELAARYRAGGMGYGEAKQAVHDAALEYFGEARERREQLAADLDTVHDILAEGARKAREKGKEVLERVQSACGLGTSHLSK from the coding sequence ATGCGAGTGTTATCGGGAATTCAACCCACGGGCCGCTTCCACTGGGGGAATTATTTCGGGGCCATCAAGCAGTATATTGACCTGCAGGACAACGACCAGGCATTCTACTTTATTGCCGACCTGCACGCCCTGACGACCATTCGCGATGCCGAACAACTAAGACAGAACACCATTGATGCGGCCCTGGACCTGCTGGCATTAGGACTGGATCCCAAACAGGCGACGCTGTTCCGGCAGTCGGACATCCCCGAAGTCACCAGCCTGACCTGGATTCTGATGACGATCACCCAGATGAGTCTGCTGGAAAAATGTCACGCCTACAAAGACAAAAAGGCCAAGGGGATCGCTGCGGACGCCGGGCTGTTTACATACCCGGTGCTGATGGCAGCGGATATTCTGCTGTATGACAGCGACCTGGTTCCAGTAGGCCAGGATCAGATTCAGCACATCGAAGTCACCCGCGATCTGGCCCAGCGGTTCAACATGCTGTTTGGCGAAACCCTGACACTGCCGAACTCCCGCACGCTGGATACCTCGGCCAAAGTACCTGGTACGGACGGTGAGAAGATGTCCAAGAGTTATGGAAACGTGATCGAGATCTTCGAAACACCCAAGAAACAGCGCAAGAAAGTCATGTCGATCAAAACGGATTCCGCAGCCCTGGAAGATCCCAAAGATCCGGACAACTGTGCCGTGTTTGCCCTGTACCAGCTTTTTGCTGACGAGACTCAGCAGGCAGAGCTGGCAGCCCGCTATCGTGCCGGCGGCATGGGTTATGGCGAAGCCAAACAGGCAGTCCACGATGCGGCTCTGGAATACTTCGGGGAAGCCCGGGAACGCCGCGAACAGCTGGCCGCCGACCTTGATACCGTCCACGACATTCTCGCGGAAGGGGCCCGGAAAGCGCGGGAAAAAGGGAAAGAAGTTCTGGAGCGGGTACAGTCTGCCTGCGGCCTGGGAACCAGTCACCTGTCGAAATGA
- a CDS encoding dihydroorotate dehydrogenase, producing the protein MNAPTQTDLLSVTLNRLQLKNPILVASGTFGYAREMQPFLDFSRLGGIIPKTITTEPRIGNAPPRTVETSAGLLNSIGLDNDGIDLFLEKHLNYLASLETALIVNIAGRSIDEMARMAERLNAFPDQITALELNISCPNVSGGVDFGTQPELTEQMLKQVTESCELPVIAKLTPNVTSVVDIAQAAKAGGADAVSLINTVQGTAIDWRRRKPILGGVFGGLSGPAIKPVALRVVCQVARAVDIPIIGVGGISNIDDVMEFIVAGASAVQIGTANFYNPGLATQLVTELEQNLIAENCSQVSELVGTLVYP; encoded by the coding sequence ATGAACGCCCCGACCCAAACGGATCTGTTATCAGTTACGCTGAACCGTCTCCAGCTCAAAAACCCGATCCTGGTCGCCTCTGGTACATTTGGGTATGCACGTGAAATGCAACCCTTCCTCGATTTCTCCCGACTGGGAGGCATCATCCCCAAAACCATCACGACAGAGCCGCGGATTGGAAATGCGCCCCCCCGCACCGTTGAAACGAGTGCCGGCCTGCTGAACTCAATCGGGCTGGATAACGACGGCATCGATCTCTTCCTCGAGAAACATCTCAACTACCTCGCATCGCTGGAAACCGCGCTGATTGTGAACATCGCCGGCCGCTCGATCGACGAAATGGCCCGGATGGCAGAACGGCTGAATGCCTTTCCGGATCAGATCACGGCCCTGGAGCTGAACATTTCCTGCCCCAATGTGAGTGGCGGTGTCGATTTCGGCACACAGCCCGAGCTGACCGAGCAGATGCTCAAACAGGTAACCGAGAGCTGTGAGTTACCCGTGATTGCCAAGCTGACCCCCAACGTCACCAGCGTGGTCGACATTGCCCAGGCAGCGAAAGCAGGGGGCGCTGATGCCGTTTCCCTGATCAATACCGTTCAGGGAACGGCCATCGACTGGCGTCGCCGCAAACCGATTCTGGGGGGCGTCTTCGGCGGACTGAGCGGCCCTGCCATCAAACCGGTGGCCTTACGCGTCGTCTGCCAGGTGGCCCGGGCCGTGGATATTCCCATCATCGGCGTGGGTGGCATCTCCAATATCGACGATGTCATGGAATTCATCGTCGCGGGTGCCTCGGCCGTCCAGATCGGAACCGCCAACTTCTACAATCCGGGGCTCGCAACTCAGCTGGTCACGGAACTGGAACAGAATCTGATCGCGGAAAACTGCTCACAGGTCAGCGAACTCGTGGGCACGCTGGTGTATCCATAA
- a CDS encoding 2-isopropylmalate synthase: MSNDTVKIFDTTLRDGEQSPGCSMTTSEKLKVAKELVALGVDIIEAGFPIASPGDFDAVRKIANQFGDQTTICGLARCRKEDIDRAWEALKEAKNSRIHVFLATSSIHREHKLKMSKEQIIETAVEMVKRARDYCPDIEFSPEDAARTEKDFLCEVVERAIEAGASTVNIPDTVGYATPAHFHDVITTLKKNVSNIDQAIISTHCHNDLGLAVANSLAAVEAGARQIECTINGLGERAGNCALEEVVMALKTRADYYGVNTNINTKRLYPISHLVSTVTGMAVQRNKAIVGKNAFAHEAGIHQHGVLQERTTYEIMSPEDVGYVGTNLVLGKHSGRHAFRDRVQSLGHTLDDATFERIFNEFITLADKKKEIYDSDIVALIENQVSDTPEKWSIARFHTSAGTGTIATATIELADEDGKIHCDAATGDGPVDAVFRALERITGISAVLEQYHVGSVSSGKDAQGEVRVEVRINGEMFTGRSVSTDIIESSAKAYLQAINKAVGRGEN, encoded by the coding sequence ATGTCCAATGACACAGTAAAAATCTTTGACACCACCTTGAGAGACGGTGAACAGTCGCCCGGTTGCAGTATGACAACCTCGGAAAAGTTGAAAGTGGCCAAAGAACTGGTCGCGCTGGGCGTCGATATCATTGAAGCCGGTTTTCCCATCGCTTCGCCCGGCGATTTCGATGCGGTCCGAAAGATTGCCAACCAGTTCGGTGATCAGACCACCATCTGCGGCCTCGCCCGCTGTCGTAAGGAAGACATTGACCGGGCCTGGGAAGCGTTGAAAGAAGCCAAAAACTCCCGGATCCACGTCTTTTTAGCCACCAGTTCGATTCATCGCGAACACAAGCTCAAGATGAGCAAGGAACAGATCATCGAAACCGCTGTGGAGATGGTCAAACGGGCCCGCGATTACTGTCCGGATATCGAATTCTCTCCGGAAGATGCCGCCCGAACCGAGAAAGACTTCCTCTGTGAAGTGGTCGAGCGGGCCATCGAAGCGGGGGCCTCCACAGTTAACATTCCCGATACAGTCGGCTATGCGACTCCCGCGCATTTCCATGATGTGATCACCACGTTAAAGAAGAATGTCTCCAACATCGATCAGGCGATTATCAGCACCCACTGTCATAACGACCTGGGACTCGCCGTCGCCAACAGCCTGGCCGCAGTCGAAGCAGGCGCGCGACAGATCGAATGCACGATCAACGGCCTGGGAGAACGGGCCGGTAACTGTGCGCTCGAAGAAGTCGTCATGGCGTTGAAAACCCGTGCCGACTACTATGGCGTGAATACGAACATCAATACGAAACGTCTTTACCCCATCAGTCATCTCGTCTCCACCGTCACCGGCATGGCCGTCCAGCGGAACAAAGCGATTGTCGGCAAGAACGCCTTCGCTCATGAAGCGGGAATCCACCAGCATGGCGTGCTGCAGGAACGGACCACCTACGAAATCATGTCTCCCGAAGACGTGGGTTACGTGGGAACGAATCTGGTGCTCGGCAAACACAGTGGCCGGCACGCTTTCCGGGATCGTGTTCAATCGCTCGGACACACGCTCGATGACGCGACGTTTGAGCGGATCTTCAACGAGTTCATCACCCTGGCCGATAAGAAGAAAGAGATCTACGACTCAGACATTGTTGCTCTGATCGAAAACCAGGTCTCCGATACACCGGAAAAATGGTCCATCGCCCGTTTCCATACCTCCGCCGGCACCGGTACCATCGCAACGGCGACGATCGAGCTCGCCGACGAAGATGGTAAAATCCACTGTGATGCTGCTACCGGCGATGGTCCTGTCGATGCCGTGTTCCGTGCTTTGGAACGCATTACCGGCATCTCGGCGGTACTGGAACAGTATCACGTCGGCAGTGTTTCCAGCGGTAAGGACGCCCAGGGCGAGGTTCGCGTCGAAGTTCGCATTAACGGCGAGATGTTTACCGGGCGCAGCGTCAGCACCGATATCATCGAGTCCAGTGCGAAAGCATACCTGCAGGCGATCAACAAAGCCGTTGGTCGTGGGGAAAACTGA